In Patescibacteria group bacterium, the sequence AAAGGCTTCGAGTTCGCGGTACTGCGCGAGTTCGAGTTTCAAAGTTCCGGCCACTTTTTTCATAGCTTTGATTTGGGCTGAAGAACCGACGCGAGAAACCGAGTTACCAACGTTGACGGCTGGGCGGATACCTTTGTAGAAAAGATCAGTTTCCAAGAAAATTTGACCATCAGTGATCGAAATTACGTTGGTTGGAATGTAGGCAGAAATATCTCCGGCCTGAGTTTCAATAATTGGAAGCGCGGTGATTGAACCGCCACCATATTTTGCATTTCGTCGGCAGGCGCGTTCCAAAAGGCGAGAGTGAAGATAGAAGACATCACCTGGATAGGCTTCGCGGCCTGGTGGACGTCGGAGCAAGAGGGAAATTTCGCGGTAGGCGACGGCATGCTTTGAAAGATCATCGTAAATAATCAAAACATCTTTTCCTTGATCCATAAAATATTCGGCAATTGAAACGCCGGTGTACGGAGCAATGTAGGAAAGCGCGGCCGACTCCGAAGATCCAGCGGAGACAATGACGGTGTAGGCCATCGCGCCTCCTTCTTCAAGTCGAGTTTGCAATTTGCGAAGTTTGGAATCTTTTTGGCCGATTGAAACGTAGACGCAGATCATGTTTTGACCCTTTTGGTTTAGAATCGTGTCGATAGCGATAGCAGTTTTTCCGGTCTGGCGATCGCCGATCAAAAGTTCTCGTTGGCCACGGCCGATTGGGATCAAGGCGTCGATTGATTTGATTCCGGTTTGGACTGGTTGGTCAACACTTTGGCGAGTTACAACTCCTGGAGCCACTTTTTCAATTGGGTAGGTTTTGGCAGATTTGATTGCGCCCTTGCCGTCGATTGGTTCTCCAAGTGCGTTGAGCACACGGCCGATATGTGAATCGGACACAGGAACTTCAAGAATTTTTCCAGTAGCTTTCACCTCATCTCCTTCTTTAATTTTTGAGAAATCGCCGAGAATGATGACACCGACAGAATCCTCGTCGAGGTTAAGGGCAACGCCTAGCTCGCCGTTTGGAAAGAGCACCATTTCAGAGGCTTTGATGTCTCCCAAGCCGGAAATTTTAGCGATACCGTCGAACACTTCGACAACATGGCCGATTTTTTCTGTCTTGGCTTCAAATTGAAACTTTTCAATTTGTTTTTTTAAATTCTCAACGATAGTGTTGTTTGCCATGTTAGTTTGTCATTAAATATTCTTGCAATCGATCGACTCTATGTTTCAGTGAAAGGTCTAAGATTTCTCCGCCAGCTTCTATCTTTACTCCGCCGAGTAGGGACTTATCTTCTTTCCATTCTATCCTCGGAGTTTTACTTTTGTGTCGGGCTTTCAGAAGTGTCTCAATTTTTTCTTCAGCGCTCTTGCTTAAGGGATTTTTGCTCGAAACTTTTGCTCGTACAATGTTTTGTTCGGTATCAGAAAGTTGAGTGATGTAATTTAAAATTTCTGGCGTTTTTGATAGCAAATTTTTTTTGGCTAAAAATTCTACCGCCATTTTTAAAGCACTATCAAGTTCCGCACCCGTTTTATTTTTTGCGGACTGGTAGATTGCTTCTGCGATATTTTTGCTGGAAAATTTGGCCATGATGGGAAGGTGGAAGATTTATTTGTTAGACATTTGCTCGGATTGCTTTTCAAGAAGCTTCTTAGTGGCCTCAATTGCAAGAGTGACAACCTCCTTTCGGGCATCTTCAACCATTTTCACCTTTTCGGCTTCCATGGTTTTCTTGGTGTTCGCCATCATTTTGGCAACATCAGCTTTTGCTTCCTCGATCATTTCAGTTCGTTTGGCCTCGGCTTTTTTGCGACCATCTTGGAAAATGGTTTGGGCTTCCGCGCGAGCCTGGGCGAGCGCGGCTTCGTATTCTGCTTTTGTCGCGGTCAAAAGTTCAGCGTTAGTTTTGGCATCATGTACACCTCGGGCAATTTTCTCAGAACGCTCAGCCATCAATTTATTGAGAGGTTTAAGCGCGAAAATGTAGACTACGATAAAAACAATCGCGAAGTTGATGGCTTGGGCGATAATAATGTGCCAATCTATATGAAAAGTATTGATTATTGATTCCATAAAAAAGATTTAAGACCTGCCTGCCGGCAGGCAGGTTTATACTGTCGTGATTAAGCGGACAGTTGGAGATTTAATTCGCTACTGCGAATTAAATCTAGAAACTGACAACTTGAGGCGAAAGTTATAGCGAAAACGCTATAACGAGGGCGTAAATGGCGATTGCTTCCGCGAAGGCTGAAGCAATAAGCATAGGCACTAAAACTTTTCCAGCAGCTTCAGGGTTTCGGCCGATAGCTTCCATAGCCTTTGATCCAATCATACCGATACCGATGGCGGGGCCGATGGCTCCTACTCCGATTGCAATAGCTTTTGCTAGTGGGATTAATTCCATAAAAATTTAAATTAATTAATAAATGTTTGACCTTTACCTTCTGATATCTTATTAAAAATACCAAAAGGCAACCTTCAAATTTCAGTTAAGCCTTTGCCGTGTGGTGCTCGTGTTCCTCCGCCCTTCCTGCGTCAGGACCTTCGGCATGCTCATCGTGACTATCATGGCTATCATGATCTTGTGAGGCGATAGTGAAGTACACCAACACCAAAATTGAGAAGATGAGCGCCTGGATGAGCCCGACGAAAATTTCAAGAAACAAAAATGGAATTGGCAAAAGGTAGGGAAGAATTTTGCTCATTGCCATAAGAAGCACTTCTCCAGCAAACACATTTCCGAACAATCGAAATGAAAGGGAGGCGATTTTGGCAATTTCACCCACTAACTCAAGAATGCCGACAAAAAAAGTTACCGGTGCTACCACAAGCACTGTTGGATCCTTTTTGACTCGGGTAAAAATTCCCCCGAGCGCCTTCAGGTTAACATATTTGTTAAAAGTTTTCCAGATTCCGATTGAGAAAATTCCGAAGAGGTTTGCCGAGACGACGGCCATGATTGCCAGTGCGATTGTGGTGTTGATGTCGGCGGTGCCGCTACGAAGGAAGGGGATGAAGGAAAGGCCGTGTTCACCATCTTCAATGAGGCCAATGCCACCTAAGGGCAAGAGGCCAAGCCAGTTGTTGACCAAAATAAATAGAAAAACTGAAAAAGCGAGCGGGAAAACTTTCTCGGAAATTTTTCGGCTATTGGTGACTTGGTCACACAGGTCGAGCGCACCTTCAAGCAGCGCTTCGAAGAAGTTTTGAATTTTGCCAGGAATTTCGCGAAGCGTGACACGAATGATGATGGCCAAAAGCGCGATGATTAAAACCGCACTGACACTGGTCAAAAGTGCGTTGGTGATAGGAAGCGAGCCGACGTGAGTGATATTTTCGGCGAAAAGGGTAGTTTCGTGCTTCACCTCGGAAGCGGCGCCCGCTGCGGGCGCCGCCGTCACCTCAGTTTTAGTATTAAGCTTTGTTGTTTGCTGAGTCATCTGATTTTTTCGGTGTTTCTTTTTCTATTGTGTTGCTGAATTTTTGAATGGTTTTGATCATGCCGACAATTGAAATTAAAAATCCAAAAGCGGCCAGTCCTAAAAATATCCAAGGTTTCGTTCCGAACTGTGTGTCGAGCCATTTTCCCGCCACAAGAGCGAAAATGACGGGCGCGGCAATCCAAACGGAAATTTTTGAAAATATTTCTACCGCCGGTTCCCACCAGGGTTGTTTTCCGCTGTCTTGTTCCACGTCGGCATTTTAGCAAAACATAGCGATATTCTCAAGGGTTTGGAGAATTAAGGCTGAATTTCAAAAGAGGGGATCATTCGTGCGGTCAGATAGTGGTTTTGGTATTTAGTTATCCACAGCTGACAACAAAAATTCAATTGTGGAATTTGTGTGACCTTGTTAAAATATGATTATGAAAAAAGAGCTGAACAAGAAAATTTCATTAGAAGATTTAGCGGGAATGGTTGCCCGGGGATTTTCGGATGTCGATAGGAGGTTTGAGAAGCAAGAAAATAACATCGAAGCTTTTAAGGTTGAAACTCGGGAAAATTTCAAACAGGTAGAAGAAAATTTTAAAAAAGTTCGAAATGATATCCTCGACATCGGTGACAAATTTGTCCGCCGAAACGAATTTGACACACTCCTTGTTCGCGTCGGTCGTCTTGAGCAGAAAGTTTCAGGAAAATCGGGGAAATAAATTTTTAATAAAAAACCACTCGCGGGATTGCGGGTGGCGCAGATGATTTTAGGCTGACTTAGCCTTGACCAAGATTACCGGTGGAAGGCTTTTCGGCCGGCTGATGGTCACGACATTCAGGAAAAAGTCTTCGGGGATGGCGTTGATGTCGATACCGGTTATCAACTTGTAGGCGGCGCGGGTTTTGGGTCCGAAATTGCCGTCGACATCATCTCCGGTAAATCCCATTTCTACCTGGAGGTTTCTTACCCCCAGAGCAGTTTGTTCCCCGTAGTCACCGTCGGGAACGATACCAGCGTTGTGTCCTCCTGCGAGTAGCAAGAGTTGGAGAAGCCGGATTGTTCCGACCGGTCCCTTGCTACCTTTGTTGAGGTATTGAGGGAAGAAAGGTAAGGCGGTCATAATTTTGCGTTTTTTGTTTTTTGGGAACTAGCAGTCAAAACTGGCGTTACGGTATCATTACAGTAGAGAACCGTCAATTTTTTCAGTTATTATCCAGATTGGAGGATCAAAAAAATTGCAAGAAAAAACCCAGACACAAAGTGCTAGGGTTATGGGGCTACGAAACGTGAACCAACCATCAATCGACTCCCGTTTCCTGTCAGGACTCCATAATCAAGGTCTATGTCCACGTCAGGGCCCGTGACCAAGTAGGGCGAGAAATACTGATTGAAACGAGCGATCGTTGATCGTCCGTGTTCGTGTTGCAGGTCGGTGTTGAGACCGAAGTCGAGTCCTTTTTGCCAAGGCACTTCCTCACAAAAGCTGCCCACGCTTCGGAATGCCTCCAGAAAACCCGCCACGATGCTTTCTGATTGGGCGATGCAAGCTGTCGGTACGTTCAAGGTACACCTCACTCTGCCGCCAACAAATACAGCGGCGCCAGCGATTGAAATACGTTCCATAATACATTTAACTTTCCTTCAAACTAGCTCGTAGACTACTTCTAGGGCCATTTGAAGTCAAGAAAAATTTAATCTAAGAGAGGTTTAGTGATTTCAGAAATTTTTCCAATTCTTTATCGACAATGGCGCGGCTTTTGTTGGGAGTCAGTTTGCCGAGTTCGATGTTGGTGACGCGGGTGCGTTTGAGTTCTTTGACGGAAACGCCGAGCGCTTCGGTCATGCGCTTGACTTGATGGTTTTTGCCTTCAGTGATGACAATCGAAAAATGATGGTCATCGAGGAGTTCTACTTCGACAGGTTTGGCGGGTGTAGCTTCGCCGATGTCGACACCTTTTTCTAATTTTTCGATAAACATTTCAGTGAGCTCGCGTTCGGTTTCGACAACGTATTCTTTTTCATGCGCGTATTTGGGATTGAGCAAGCGGTCGGTGATTCTGCCATCGTTGGTGAGAATTATCAATCCTTCGGAATTTTTATCGAGTCGGCCGATAGGGAACAGTCCTTCCATTTCAAAAATGTCAGCAATTTCTTTTTCTTCTGTGGTGGGGTTTAAAGTGACGTAGCCTTTGGGTTTGTAGTAGGCGAGGTAGCGGCGCGCCTCGGAAGGCGCGCCGCCCTTTACCTCAACTTTGTCTTCTTCTCCCACCTTTTGCCCGAGCACCGCCTTTTTACCATTAACAAAAACCTTTCCCGCTTCAATTAATTCATCTGCGCCCTTTCTGGTCGCGAAACCTTTATCCGCAAGATGCTTGTTGATTCGAATTTTTTTATCTTCATTTTCCATGAGCTCATTCTAAACGGTTGCGCGGTTTTACGCCACTTTTGATTTGCCAAATTGACACTGTTTTTAATTAGAGATAGTCTGGCATCAGACTTGTTCTATGGAAAAACAAGTGCAGTAAAAAACACTTAAAACAGAAGGAAACACGATGAGCACAAAAACAGCTCCGGCCTACGCCAATGATGGTGTGGACTTGGACGCGGGCGATAGTTTCAGTACGTTTGCCGGCAGGATTTGCCGAGTTAGCTATGAGAACAGTCCTTACGTCAAGGTTCGGGATTGGTCGGCTGGGCAATTTCGCGGGCCGCGAACTTTTAAACTCCGCGGGCTCTCAAACGATTGCGAATTGAGCCTCGATCCGGACGGTAATGGAACCAAGGTAGGTATCACAAGCACTGCCAAAACTCCTCTCGATTCAGCCGCCGACCTTTTTGAAATGACCGCTATGGATGGAGTTCGCTACGGTGGGAAGCCGGCTGTGTTCGTCAATCAACTTGATGCCTCATCGCTCGGAGATGAAGGCACGCCAAAAAACGAGTTCTTTCGAGACCTCTTGGTGGGACTTGGCGTAGTTGCCGCTGAGCAGCAGGTTGTGCTTCTCAAGGGAGAGACGGCTGAAATGGGAGCTTTCGTGTCATCTGAAGATCCGAATGCCCTGGCAAAATATTTGTGGTGTGGAACTATGCTTTCTATTTACCATCCACAAGCTTGCATTAATGGAAGTAGTCTCAGGCCCGGTCAGACTGTGGTTGCGTTGCCGGAGTTTGGTTTGCGTGCCAATGGTGGCAGTTCCGCTCGGAAGGCTTTCGCCATGCGTTACGGTCCAGATTGGTACGAGAATTATACTGCTGTGGACGATATTGCGGCTGCAGCGGTTCCCTCAACTCCGTACGGGAATTTTCTTACCGACGTCAATGGTTGGAATTCACTCGAAGATGGCGCACCAGCTCCCTTGATTCGAGTTTCTGCAATCGCGCATATCACTGGCGGTGGCATTCCCTCGAAGTTTTTCAGCGGTTTATTGAAACCTCTCGGTCTGTCGGCAGAACTGAGTGATCTGCCTGAACCGCCGGAGATCATGCGTAAGCTTGCGCAATGGCGAGGTGTTTCTGGAAAAGAACCCTACGACATCTGGCACGGTGGCCCCGGGGCGCTGGTGGTTCTCGACGAGGCAGATGTTCTTGAGTTTGTTGCCGCGGCGAAAATTTTTGGCATTGAGGCCAAACCTGCAGGGGTGATTACCCAACCCGGCACGCCGAGTCTCTCCATCACTTCCAAGTTTGACGGAGAGAAGCTTGTTTGGCACTAGTTTCGGTTTGCAAAGTTTTTAAGTTCAAGATCCGATTCGTCGGGTCTTTTTTATATCGAATTTTTGGGTTATAGTTGATTTAGAAAACCACTGAAAAATCATGAGTGACAACTTAAAAATCGTATTGTTTTTCGCGGCTTTTCCTCTTCTGTATGTTCTCATATTATGGACAAGGCGGGATTCACGCAAGCAACTCTCTAATCTTAAAGCCCAATGTGAAGGAGGTTCTCAACATGAGGGTGCTCAATCCGCAGAACTACGAGACGAGTTTCTCTTCCGATTGAGAGAACACGTAAAGTTATTTCCAGAAGATGTTGAATCCAGGGATTTCGAAATTTCTGGTGACACCTGCACCCTTTTAATTCGCATCCGCGTACCCCAATCTTTCGGATCTTTAGGAAAGATCTCCACCCCCACAGCAGCTTAGCTTTGGGGGATTTTTTTATGATATACTTTTCATATGAACGAAGATATTTTAAAAAAACTACAAGAGCAAGACGCGAAACTCGAGGCAATTTTTCAATCGAGTGAAAAGATGCGAAAGTATTTTTTGTGGACACTCATTATTTCTGTTGGCATGATTGTGTTGCCGCTCATCGGCATTGCCTTTGTCTTGCCGTCGTTTTTCAATAGTTTGGTGTTACCGGAAGGGCTGTAGAGTAAGTTGGGAAGTTTTAAAGTTTAGAAGTCTGGAAGTTTAAGGGAAAAACTGCCGGCGCGCTCTGCGCGCCGGCAGTTTTCTAGTTACCTCATTTTATAGTATAGTAGTAGAAAATAATGTAGCGAAGCGGAGTATATTTTCTTGACCCCCTCACTTGAAACTACTTTTGAACATTTATTGCCATACATAAATAATGTGGTAAAAATGGTTAAGGTCAGACGGCCTTAATTAACAAGTTTCAAGTGAGGGGGTGATGATTTTTATATTTGCTGCGCTCATTAAAAATCAATCATGTTTTCTATTCCTATTATCTACTTTATTACCACGTACGGGTATGTTGCGATTTTAATCGGATCGTTTTTTGAGGGCGAAATGATTTTGGTTCTCGGTGGATTGGCGGTTCAGCACGGATTGCTTAACCTGCCCTTAGTTTTCGCTTGTTCTTTGTTCGGTACACTGACGAGTGACATCAGTTTTTTTCTTTTAGGGAGATACAAGGGAAAAGTTCTTATTCACAAATATAAATTTTTTAGCAAATTGCACATGGTTTCAGAAAAGATGTCCGGAAGAAAAGCACCTTTTTTAGCTTTTGGTCTGCGTTTTATGTACGGTTTCAGACACCTTGTGCCGTTTAGTCTTGGTATGTCTTCAATCCCCACTAGAACTTTTTTACTTTTTAATTTTCTCGGCGGATTGACATGGGTGCTCAGTGTTGGATTTGTTGGTTATTTTTTTGGCGATGTTTTGGAAATTTTCTTAGGACATTTGAGACATTATGAATTTAGAGTTATTGTCATTGTACTTGTCAGTGTTTTAGTCGGAAGATTTTTGTACAAACTTTTAAAATATTTTTTAAAAAAGTATATGAATAGAAATCAATAAGTATGGCAAATTCTAAAAAAAATCAAGCCGAATCGAAGGAGTCCGAAACATCCTGGGGAGGTGTTGCCAACTGGTATGATGATTTACTTGAGTCCGGCGAAGGCACCTATCAAAGCGACTTAATTTTGCCCAACGTGTTACGCTTACTTGAAATCAAATCTGGGCAATCCGTGCTCGATCTCGCCTGCGGCCAGGGATTTTTCTCCCGTGAATTTTTTAAAGTAGGCGCGGCCGTTTCAGGTTCTGACATTTCTCCGAATTTAATTGCGCTTGCCCAGAAAAACTCGCCAAAAAACATTGAGTATTTTGTTGCTCCCGCAGACAAACTTGTCTTTGCCAAATCAGAATCGAAGGATGCCGTTGTTTGTATTTTGGCTATTCAAAATATTGAAAATGCGCCAGCAGTTTTATCTGAAGCCTTCCGCGTCTTGAAGAAAGGTGGAAAATTTCTCATGGTGATGAATCATCCCACGTTTCGCATTGCCAAACGCTCGAGTTGGGGATTTGATGAAAAATTAAAAATTCAGTACCGACGACTCGATGAATATATTTCTGAATCGAAAACTGAGATCGCAATGCATCCCGGATCAGATCCCGCCTCCGCGACAGTTTCATTTCATCATCCTTTGCAATATTATTTTAAGGCGCTCTACAA encodes:
- a CDS encoding DedA family protein, producing the protein MFSIPIIYFITTYGYVAILIGSFFEGEMILVLGGLAVQHGLLNLPLVFACSLFGTLTSDISFFLLGRYKGKVLIHKYKFFSKLHMVSEKMSGRKAPFLAFGLRFMYGFRHLVPFSLGMSSIPTRTFLLFNFLGGLTWVLSVGFVGYFFGDVLEIFLGHLRHYEFRVIVIVLVSVLVGRFLYKLLKYFLKKYMNRNQ
- the atpE gene encoding ATP synthase F0 subunit C — its product is MELIPLAKAIAIGVGAIGPAIGIGMIGSKAMEAIGRNPEAAGKVLVPMLIASAFAEAIAIYALVIAFSL
- the atpA gene encoding F0F1 ATP synthase subunit alpha, which produces MANNTIVENLKKQIEKFQFEAKTEKIGHVVEVFDGIAKISGLGDIKASEMVLFPNGELGVALNLDEDSVGVIILGDFSKIKEGDEVKATGKILEVPVSDSHIGRVLNALGEPIDGKGAIKSAKTYPIEKVAPGVVTRQSVDQPVQTGIKSIDALIPIGRGQRELLIGDRQTGKTAIAIDTILNQKGQNMICVYVSIGQKDSKLRKLQTRLEEGGAMAYTVIVSAGSSESAALSYIAPYTGVSIAEYFMDQGKDVLIIYDDLSKHAVAYREISLLLRRPPGREAYPGDVFYLHSRLLERACRRNAKYGGGSITALPIIETQAGDISAYIPTNVISITDGQIFLETDLFYKGIRPAVNVGNSVSRVGSSAQIKAMKKVAGTLKLELAQYRELEAFSQFGSDLDESTKRQLERGKRAVEVLKQPQYAPVKTIHQVVTLYALVKGFMDDVPVAKIKEFEAGLVDYAESNAKVFFKDVTDTKMWTEAGEAELKKVIAEFKTTFTK
- the atpB gene encoding F0F1 ATP synthase subunit A, which translates into the protein MTQQTTKLNTKTEVTAAPAAGAASEVKHETTLFAENITHVGSLPITNALLTSVSAVLIIALLAIIIRVTLREIPGKIQNFFEALLEGALDLCDQVTNSRKISEKVFPLAFSVFLFILVNNWLGLLPLGGIGLIEDGEHGLSFIPFLRSGTADINTTIALAIMAVVSANLFGIFSIGIWKTFNKYVNLKALGGIFTRVKKDPTVLVVAPVTFFVGILELVGEIAKIASLSFRLFGNVFAGEVLLMAMSKILPYLLPIPFLFLEIFVGLIQALIFSILVLVYFTIASQDHDSHDSHDEHAEGPDAGRAEEHEHHTAKA
- a CDS encoding pseudouridine synthase, translated to MENEDKKIRINKHLADKGFATRKGADELIEAGKVFVNGKKAVLGQKVGEEDKVEVKGGAPSEARRYLAYYKPKGYVTLNPTTEEKEIADIFEMEGLFPIGRLDKNSEGLIILTNDGRITDRLLNPKYAHEKEYVVETERELTEMFIEKLEKGVDIGEATPAKPVEVELLDDHHFSIVITEGKNHQVKRMTEALGVSVKELKRTRVTNIELGKLTPNKSRAIVDKELEKFLKSLNLS
- the atpF gene encoding F0F1 ATP synthase subunit B; amino-acid sequence: MESIINTFHIDWHIIIAQAINFAIVFIVVYIFALKPLNKLMAERSEKIARGVHDAKTNAELLTATKAEYEAALAQARAEAQTIFQDGRKKAEAKRTEMIEEAKADVAKMMANTKKTMEAEKVKMVEDARKEVVTLAIEATKKLLEKQSEQMSNK
- a CDS encoding peptidoglycan-binding protein, translating into MTALPFFPQYLNKGSKGPVGTIRLLQLLLLAGGHNAGIVPDGDYGEQTALGVRNLQVEMGFTGDDVDGNFGPKTRAAYKLITGIDINAIPEDFFLNVVTISRPKSLPPVILVKAKSA
- a CDS encoding F0F1 ATP synthase subunit delta, producing the protein MAKFSSKNIAEAIYQSAKNKTGAELDSALKMAVEFLAKKNLLSKTPEILNYITQLSDTEQNIVRAKVSSKNPLSKSAEEKIETLLKARHKSKTPRIEWKEDKSLLGGVKIEAGGEILDLSLKHRVDRLQEYLMTN
- a CDS encoding AtpZ/AtpI family protein gives rise to the protein MEQDSGKQPWWEPAVEIFSKISVWIAAPVIFALVAGKWLDTQFGTKPWIFLGLAAFGFLISIVGMIKTIQKFSNTIEKETPKKSDDSANNKA
- a CDS encoding methyltransferase domain-containing protein, with the translated sequence MANSKKNQAESKESETSWGGVANWYDDLLESGEGTYQSDLILPNVLRLLEIKSGQSVLDLACGQGFFSREFFKVGAAVSGSDISPNLIALAQKNSPKNIEYFVAPADKLVFAKSESKDAVVCILAIQNIENAPAVLSEAFRVLKKGGKFLMVMNHPTFRIAKRSSWGFDEKLKIQYRRLDEYISESKTEIAMHPGSDPASATVSFHHPLQYYFKALYKAGFLVSRLEEWNSGKTSQPGPRAGAENKARSEFPLFLTLEARKPLR